A genomic region of Homalodisca vitripennis isolate AUS2020 chromosome 5, UT_GWSS_2.1, whole genome shotgun sequence contains the following coding sequences:
- the LOC124363779 gene encoding translation initiation factor IF-2-like: MHDSENANEGVTVVVVTWWRRDGGVTTLGYRLGYRHLDYRHLDYRPLGYRLGYRHLDYRHLDYRHLDYRPLGYRPLGYRHLCYRSLGYRLGYRHLDYRPLGYRLDYSHLDYRHLDYRPLDYTHLDYRPLGYRPLGYRPLGYRSLGYRLGYRHVDYRPLGYRLGYRHLDYRPLGYRLGYRHLDYRHLGYRHLDYRHLDYRPLGYRPLGYRHLDYRSLGYRLGYRHLDYRSLGYGPLDYRHLGYRPLGYRLDYRHLDYRPLGYRLGYRHLNYRHQDYRPLGYRHLDYRHLDYRYLDYRHLDYRPLGYRPLGYRHLGYRSLGYRHLGTYRHLDYRPLGYRLDYRPLGYRPLGYRPLDYRHLGYRPLGYRPLGYRHLDYRPLGYRLDYRPLGYRPLDYRHLGYRPLGYRHLGYRYLGCSVI, from the exons ATGCATGACTCGGAGAACGCAAATGAAGGGGTGACGGTGGTGGTGGTGACGTGGTGGCGGCGGGACGGTGGT GTTACGACACTAGGCTACAGACTAGGCTACAGGCACCTAGACtacagacacctagactacagacCCCTAGGCTACAGACTAGGGTACAGGCACCTAGACtacagacacctagactacagacacctagactacagacCCCTAGGCTATAGACCCCTAGGATACAGACACCTATGCTACAGATCCCTAGGATACAGACTAGGCTACAGGCACCTAGACTACAGACCCCTAGGCTACAGACTAGATTACAGTCACCTAGACtacagacacctagactacagacCCCTAGACTACACACACCTAGACTACAGACCCCTAGGCTATAGACCCCTAGGCTATAGACCCCTAGGATACAGATCCCTAGGATACAGACTAGGCTACAGGCACGTAGACTACAGACCCCTAGGCTACAGACTAGGCTACAGGCACCTAGACTACAGACCCCTAGGCTACAGACTAGGCTACAGGCACCTAGACTACAGGCACCTAGGCtacagacacctagactacagacacctagactacagacCCCTAGGCTATAGACCCCTAGGAtacagacacctagactacagatCCCTAGGCTACAGACTGGGCTACAGGCACCTAGACTACAGATCCCTAGGCTACGGACCCCTAGACTACAGACACCTAGGCTACAGACCCCTAGGTTACAGACTAGATTACAGGCACCTAGACTACAGACCCCTAGGCTACAGACTAGGCTACAGGCACCTAAACTACAGGCACCAAGACTACAGACCCCTAGGCTACAGGCACCTAGACTACAGGCACCTAGACTACAGGTACCTAGACtacagacacctagactacagacCCCTAGGCTATAGACCCCTAGGATACAGACACCTAGGCTACAGATCCCTAGGATACAGACACCTAGGCACCTACAGGCACCTAGACTACAGACCCCTAGGCTACAGACTAGACTACAGACCCCTAGGCTACAGACCCCTAGGCTACAGACCCCTAGACTACAGACACCTAGGCTACAGACCCCTAGGATACAGACCCCTAGGCTACAGGCACCTAGACTACAGACCCCTAGGCTACAGACTAGACTACAGACCCCTAGGCTACAGACCCCTAGACTACAGACACCTAGGCTACAGACCCCTAGGCTACAGACACCTTGGCTACAGATACCTAGGCTGCAGTGTAATCTAG